Within the Pseudomonas fulva genome, the region GCCGGTGTTCGACCAGATTAACCGCGAGGCGCTGCAGCCGTACCTCAACGAGCAACTGCCGGCGCAGCAGGCGATCGAGCGGGCGGAGGTGCCGATCAAGAACTTCATGCTGGCGCAGACCCGCGAGAGCGATCTGGAGCTGTTCGTGCGCCTGTCCCAGCGCACCGATATCGCCAGCCCGGAAGCGGCGCCGCTGACCATCCTGGTGCCGGCCTTCGTGACCTCGGAGCTCAAGACCGCGTTCCAGATCGGCTTCATGATCTTCATCCCGTTTCTGATCATCGACATGGTGGTGGCCAGTATCCTCATGGCCATGGGCATGATGATGCTGTCGCCGCTGATCATCTCGCTGCCGTTCAAGATCATGCTGTTCGTGCTGATCGACGGCTGGGCGTTGATCATGGGCACCCTGGCCAGCAGTTTCGGCACCTTGTAGCGAGGCTCACATGACCCCTGAAGTTGCTGTCGATCTATTCCGTGAAGGGCTCTGGCTGATTTCCCTGATGGTGGGCCTGCTGGTCATGCCCAGCCTGCTGGTGGGGCTGTTGGTGGCCATGTTCCAGGCCGCCACGCAGATCAACGAACAGACCCTGAGCTTCCTGCCGCGTCTGCTGGTGATGCTGCTGACCCTGATCGTTGCCGGGCCCTGGATGGTGCAGCAGCTGATGGAGTACACGCAGAACCTGATCATGAACATTCCGCAGCTGATCGGCTGAGCCGATGTTCGAGCTGAGCGACGCGCAGATCGGCAGCTGGGTCAGCAGTTTCCTGCTGCCGCTGTTTCGCATCGCCGCCCTGCTGATGGTGATGCCGATCATCGGCACCCAGCTGGTACCCACCCGGGTGCGCCTGTACCTGGCCCTGGCGATCAGCGTGGTGGTGGTGCCCACCTTGCCGCCGATGCCGCAGGTCGATTCGATCAGCCTGCAGGCCTTCATGCTGATCGCCCAGGAGATCCTCATCGGGGTGATGCTCGGCTT harbors:
- the fliQ gene encoding flagellar biosynthesis protein FliQ; its protein translation is MTPEVAVDLFREGLWLISLMVGLLVMPSLLVGLLVAMFQAATQINEQTLSFLPRLLVMLLTLIVAGPWMVQQLMEYTQNLIMNIPQLIG
- the fliP gene encoding flagellar type III secretion system pore protein FliP (The bacterial flagellar biogenesis protein FliP forms a type III secretion system (T3SS)-type pore required for flagellar assembly.), whose protein sequence is MLRLLLVLVFALGASLAFAQEPPSPSPLIQQGSNPLSIPAITLSTDAEGQQEYSVSLQILLIMTALSFIPAFLMLMTSFTRIIIVFSILRQALGLQQTPSNQILIGLALFLTMFIMAPVFDQINREALQPYLNEQLPAQQAIERAEVPIKNFMLAQTRESDLELFVRLSQRTDIASPEAAPLTILVPAFVTSELKTAFQIGFMIFIPFLIIDMVVASILMAMGMMMLSPLIISLPFKIMLFVLIDGWALIMGTLASSFGTL